From the genome of Pseudarthrobacter sp. NIBRBAC000502772:
CGCCCTGGATGCCAGTTTCTGATACTAATTTTCCCTACCGGCTTTCCGTGCGCAGGCGCTACTGTGGGAAGGCGCCAACGGCGCTGTCCATATTTCATGAACCCGGATCCCTGGAGAACCACTATGAGCGCTGCAGATCCCAGCGACGGGGCATCGGCCAGGCTCGCCGAAAGACTACTGGGTATGCGTGCCAGCCGCGAGGTCGTACCGCCGGATCCGAACCATTCTGTCCGGTGGCATGAGCATGACTATCCCACCGCGGCGGCCCGCTGGAACTACCATCCCGAGTACGAGATCCACCTGATCAGGAAGGGCACTGGCAAGTTCATCGTCGGGGACCATATCGGCACATTCGAGGCAGGGCACGTGTCCCTGGTGGGATCAGGACTGCCCCACGACTGGGTCAGCGACCTCGAGCCCGGCGAGGTCATTGAAGGCAGGGACGCCCTGATCCAGTTCGATGGAAAGTGGGTGGAGCAGACCGCGGCGTTGGTTCCGGAGCTGGCCGAGATCGAGCCCCTGCTGGAACAGTCCGCCCGCGGGATCGAGTTCCTCGGACGCACGGCACGGGATGCGGCCGCCTCCATCGAAGCGATGGGCACGTCCACCGGGTTAGGACGGCTGCACCACCTGGTGGAACTGTTCGCCATTCTTGCGCAGTCACCACTGCAGGACCGGCGCTACCTTGCGGACGAATGGTTCAGGCCACAGCTGGACGGACAGGCCGCGGCCGTGGTGGACATCGTCCTGGAGTATGTGTTCGGCAATCACGCCGGCAGCGTCAAGATGTCCGAGGCGGCGGCCCTGGTGGGAATGTCCGAACCAACCTTCTCGAAATACTTCAAGCGCGCCACCGGCCAAAACTTCAGCGATCTGGTCCGCAAACTCCGGTTGGCCCATGCACGGCGGCTGCTGGAGCGCAGCGACAAACCCATCTCGGACATTTGCTACGAAGTCGGGTTTTCGAACCTGTCCAACTTCAACCGGCATTTCCTCAACGACGCCGGCGAGACACCCCGGAGCTACCGCCAACGGGTGCAGGGCTGAGCACTTCCGACGCGTCCAAAGCCATCGGCGAGCTAGAGTGAAAGCCAAATTTCGAGGAGGCCGCATGGAGAAGGAACCAACGTCGCCGCAGGCCAAAGATCCCGGGCCCTTCTACCACGGCACCAAAGCCGAACTGAAGCCCGGGGACTTGCTGAAACCCGGCTATGCCTCGAATTTCGGGGAGCGAAAGACGGCGAACTACATCTACCTGACCGCGACGTTGGATGCGGCCACCTGGGGAGCGGAACTCGGGGTGGGCGAGGGACCAGGCCGGATCTACCGGGTGGAACCCACAGGCCCCTTCGAGGATGATCCTCATCTGACGGACAAGAGGTTCCCGGGCAACCCGACGAGGTCATACCGTACCCAGGAGCCCCTGCGGGTAGTTGACGAGATCCTGGATTGGCAGCCCCATTCCCCCGAGGTGCTTCAGAACATGCGGGACCACCTTGAAGAACTCAAACGGCTGGGCATCGAGGCAATCAACTGAACTCCAGCCCTGCGCAGGCGCAGAGAGCTCCGGCCGGGCAGACCCGCCGGATCGGCGAGGGACTGGCAGTGCGGGGCGAGGAGGTCCAGGATGCCGGACCGGACATCAAATCCTGGCTACAGCGCACCGGGCTGCTCAAAATCTAGCCCACCGCAGACGCCTCCGCCCAGCTTGTTCCATCGCGGTAGCCAAGGAAATCTTTAGCTCCTGAATCCGCGCACCGCCGAGGAGCGGACGACGGCGGGACCTCCCGCCGTCGTCCGCTCTCTGTTTCAGAGGGGTGCTTTAGCGGCGATGAACTGCCGGATCCACTGAATGGTTTCCGGGCGGTCCAGGTGGAGGCCGTGGCCGGCGCCCGGGACCTTGACCAGCGTGGAGCGGCGGATGTGCCGGTGCAGCTGGAGGGCGTTTGGCATGGGCGTCAGAGCGTCATCGGTGCCGTGGAGGATGAGGGTGGGAGATTCGATGGAGCCGAGCTGGCTCCATGCGTCGTGGTCCCGGCTGGCGCGGAAGTGGCGTGCTTTGGCCCAGGCCGTGGCCCGCGAATTGAAGAAGGTGTGTGTTGCCTCCGGGCGGTCCGCAGCCCATTCCGGTGCGAAGAAGAGGGGCTCGAGGCGCACCATGTCGCCGCTGACCAGAGCTTCCATGGCGTCCTTGGTGGGCTCGGCTCCGGGCAGCTTGCCCCCGCTGGTCGCGGCAAGGATCAGCGTGCAAACACTCTGCGGATGGTCGATCGCGAGCCATTGGGCCACCCGCCCGCCCATGGAGTGGCCGTACACGTGTGCCGACTCGACGTTCGCCGCTTTGAGGACTGCAACAGCGTCGGCGGCAAGGAGCCTCGTGGTGTAGCGGCCGGCGTCGCCATTGCTGCTCCCGCCGATCCCCCGGTGGTCGAAGCGGATAACGCGGAAATGCTCAGCGAGGGCCTTGGCTGTTGGTCCCCAGCCGTCCATGGCCGTTGCCTGGCCGGCGACCAGAAGGAGGGGCTCGCCCTGCCCTTCTTCGACCCACGCCAGTTCGGCGCCGTCGGGAGCCAGGGCAATCTTCACCGTGACACTCTATCTTTACGCACGGCCAGGGCGCTGTGGTGCAGGGCACGGCGGGCATAGACGGGCCAACCCGGAACGCCGTCCGGAGGGCCCTTTAATTTGCCACTACCCAGATGGATTCTGCTGCGGAGGGGCCCAGATCAACGTCGCGGTCCCCAACCCGAATCGTGGTCACGTCAGCATACGGGCGGTGTGCCAAGACTTGGAGCCGGG
Proteins encoded in this window:
- a CDS encoding AraC family transcriptional regulator, with amino-acid sequence MSAADPSDGASARLAERLLGMRASREVVPPDPNHSVRWHEHDYPTAAARWNYHPEYEIHLIRKGTGKFIVGDHIGTFEAGHVSLVGSGLPHDWVSDLEPGEVIEGRDALIQFDGKWVEQTAALVPELAEIEPLLEQSARGIEFLGRTARDAAASIEAMGTSTGLGRLHHLVELFAILAQSPLQDRRYLADEWFRPQLDGQAAAVVDIVLEYVFGNHAGSVKMSEAAALVGMSEPTFSKYFKRATGQNFSDLVRKLRLAHARRLLERSDKPISDICYEVGFSNLSNFNRHFLNDAGETPRSYRQRVQG
- the arr gene encoding NAD(+)--rifampin ADP-ribosyltransferase, which translates into the protein MEKEPTSPQAKDPGPFYHGTKAELKPGDLLKPGYASNFGERKTANYIYLTATLDAATWGAELGVGEGPGRIYRVEPTGPFEDDPHLTDKRFPGNPTRSYRTQEPLRVVDEILDWQPHSPEVLQNMRDHLEELKRLGIEAIN
- a CDS encoding alpha/beta fold hydrolase encodes the protein MKIALAPDGAELAWVEEGQGEPLLLVAGQATAMDGWGPTAKALAEHFRVIRFDHRGIGGSSNGDAGRYTTRLLAADAVAVLKAANVESAHVYGHSMGGRVAQWLAIDHPQSVCTLILAATSGGKLPGAEPTKDAMEALVSGDMVRLEPLFFAPEWAADRPEATHTFFNSRATAWAKARHFRASRDHDAWSQLGSIESPTLILHGTDDALTPMPNALQLHRHIRRSTLVKVPGAGHGLHLDRPETIQWIRQFIAAKAPL